Proteins from a single region of Phyllopteryx taeniolatus isolate TA_2022b chromosome 10, UOR_Ptae_1.2, whole genome shotgun sequence:
- the zdhhc15b gene encoding palmitoyltransferase ZDHHC15B isoform X2 has protein sequence MALSRGLRCCQRVFSWLPVLIIASVVLWSYYAYVFQLCLFTLSNTLEKVAYLLVFHVCFGMFSWTYWKSIFTPAASPCKKFQLSYSDKQRYEMEERPNAQKQILVEIAKKLPIHTRAQSGAIRFCDRCQVLKPDRCHHCSVCETCVLKMDHHCPWVNNCVGFSNYKFFLLFLFYSMLYCIYIAATVFQYFIKFWVGDLPNGPAKFHVLFLMFVALMFFVSLMFLFGYHCWLVVKNRSTLEAFSAPFFVNGPDRQGFNIGIRKNLQQVFGKDRRLWFIPVFTRTASTAPLEGRASSEAARSTSSAGPFPHYGRGLLEPIPAIFGQEPGYTLNRSPANRRAHGNKKTFTLTGNLGSSINLLRMFLGCGRFYPCLDKTHPGTGRTCKLHTDGPGFEPRSPEL, from the exons ATGGCGCTCTCGAGAGGTTTGCGATGCTGTCAAAGGGTTTTCTCGTGGTTACCCGTGCTTATTATTGCCTCCGTGGTGCTGTGGTCGTACTACGCTTACGTATTTCAACTATGCCTAT TCACCCTGTCAAACACGTTGGAAAAGG TGGCCTATTTACTGGTATTCCATGTGTGCTTTGGGATGTTTTCCTGGACCTACTGGAAGTCCATCTTTACTCCTGCTGCATCACCATGCAAGAAG tttcaGCTGTCATACTCAGACAAGCAAAGGTACGAGATGGAGGAGAGGCCAAATGCACAGAAACAAATTCTTGTTGAGATTGCCAAGAAACTGCCCATACACACTCGTGCTCAGTCTGGAG CTATCAGGTTCTGCGACCGCTGCCAGGTGCTGAAGCCTGACCGCTGTCACCACTGCTCGGTCTGCGAAAC gtGTGTTTTGAAAATGGACCACCACTGTCCCTG GGTGAACAACTGTGTTGGATTTTCCAACTACAAATTTTTCCTGCTTTTCCTGTTCTATTCAATGCTGTACTGCATATACATAGCAGCCACAGTCTTtcagtattttattaaattctGGGTG GGGGACTTGCCAAATGGGCCAGCAAAGTTCCACGTCCTTTTCCTCATGTTTGTGGCACTCATGTTTTTTGTTAGTCTCATGTTCCTCTTCGGTTACCACTGTTGGTTGGTTGTGAAAAACAGATCAACTTTAG AGGCCTTTTCAGCTCCATTCTTTGTCAACGGACCAGATAGACAGGGTTTCAATATTGGCATACGCAAAAATCTGCAGCAAGTATTTGGAAAAGACAGGAGACTGTGGTTCATCCCCGTTTTCACAAG aactgcctcaacagctcctttggaaggccgtgcttcctcagaagccgcacgaagtacatcctctgctgggccttttcctcactatggtcgcgggctgctggagcctatcccagctatcttcgggcaggagccggggtacaccctgaaccggtcgccagctaatcgcagggcacatggaaacaaaaaaacattcacacttacgggcaatttagggtcttcaatcaacctactgcgcatgtttttgggatgtgggaggtttTATCCGTGCCTGGataaaacccacccaggcacggggagaacatgcaaactccacacagacgggccgggatttgaaccccggtccccagaactgtga
- the zdhhc15b gene encoding palmitoyltransferase ZDHHC15B isoform X1, with product MALSRGLRCCQRVFSWLPVLIIASVVLWSYYAYVFQLCLFTLSNTLEKVAYLLVFHVCFGMFSWTYWKSIFTPAASPCKKFQLSYSDKQRYEMEERPNAQKQILVEIAKKLPIHTRAQSGAIRFCDRCQVLKPDRCHHCSVCETCVLKMDHHCPWVNNCVGFSNYKFFLLFLFYSMLYCIYIAATVFQYFIKFWVVSVITSCNEQYILHHHLFCFNMLSQGDLPNGPAKFHVLFLMFVALMFFVSLMFLFGYHCWLVVKNRSTLEAFSAPFFVNGPDRQGFNIGIRKNLQQVFGKDRRLWFIPVFTRTASTAPLEGRASSEAARSTSSAGPFPHYGRGLLEPIPAIFGQEPGYTLNRSPANRRAHGNKKTFTLTGNLGSSINLLRMFLGCGRFYPCLDKTHPGTGRTCKLHTDGPGFEPRSPEL from the exons ATGGCGCTCTCGAGAGGTTTGCGATGCTGTCAAAGGGTTTTCTCGTGGTTACCCGTGCTTATTATTGCCTCCGTGGTGCTGTGGTCGTACTACGCTTACGTATTTCAACTATGCCTAT TCACCCTGTCAAACACGTTGGAAAAGG TGGCCTATTTACTGGTATTCCATGTGTGCTTTGGGATGTTTTCCTGGACCTACTGGAAGTCCATCTTTACTCCTGCTGCATCACCATGCAAGAAG tttcaGCTGTCATACTCAGACAAGCAAAGGTACGAGATGGAGGAGAGGCCAAATGCACAGAAACAAATTCTTGTTGAGATTGCCAAGAAACTGCCCATACACACTCGTGCTCAGTCTGGAG CTATCAGGTTCTGCGACCGCTGCCAGGTGCTGAAGCCTGACCGCTGTCACCACTGCTCGGTCTGCGAAAC gtGTGTTTTGAAAATGGACCACCACTGTCCCTG GGTGAACAACTGTGTTGGATTTTCCAACTACAAATTTTTCCTGCTTTTCCTGTTCTATTCAATGCTGTACTGCATATACATAGCAGCCACAGTCTTtcagtattttattaaattctGGGTGGTAAGTGTCATCACAAGTTGTAACGAGCAGTACATTTTACACCACCATTTATTCTGCTTTAATATGCTTTCCCAGGGGGACTTGCCAAATGGGCCAGCAAAGTTCCACGTCCTTTTCCTCATGTTTGTGGCACTCATGTTTTTTGTTAGTCTCATGTTCCTCTTCGGTTACCACTGTTGGTTGGTTGTGAAAAACAGATCAACTTTAG AGGCCTTTTCAGCTCCATTCTTTGTCAACGGACCAGATAGACAGGGTTTCAATATTGGCATACGCAAAAATCTGCAGCAAGTATTTGGAAAAGACAGGAGACTGTGGTTCATCCCCGTTTTCACAAG aactgcctcaacagctcctttggaaggccgtgcttcctcagaagccgcacgaagtacatcctctgctgggccttttcctcactatggtcgcgggctgctggagcctatcccagctatcttcgggcaggagccggggtacaccctgaaccggtcgccagctaatcgcagggcacatggaaacaaaaaaacattcacacttacgggcaatttagggtcttcaatcaacctactgcgcatgtttttgggatgtgggaggtttTATCCGTGCCTGGataaaacccacccaggcacggggagaacatgcaaactccacacagacgggccgggatttgaaccccggtccccagaactgtga
- the zdhhc15b gene encoding palmitoyltransferase ZDHHC15B isoform X4: MALSRGLRCCQRVFSWLPVLIIASVVLWSYYAYVFQLCLFTLSNTLEKVAYLLVFHVCFGMFSWTYWKSIFTPAASPCKKFQLSYSDKQRYEMEERPNAQKQILVEIAKKLPIHTRAQSGAIRFCDRCQVLKPDRCHHCSVCETCVLKMDHHCPWVNNCVGFSNYKFFLLFLFYSMLYCIYIAATVFQYFIKFWVGDLPNGPAKFHVLFLMFVALMFFVSLMFLFGYHCWLVVKNRSTLEAFSAPFFVNGPDRQGFNIGIRKNLQQVFGKDRRLWFIPVFTSQGNGHYFPLNRSECQNPLLANEEMWEESDDASEEGSWVEDQDPSVSVEMED; the protein is encoded by the exons ATGGCGCTCTCGAGAGGTTTGCGATGCTGTCAAAGGGTTTTCTCGTGGTTACCCGTGCTTATTATTGCCTCCGTGGTGCTGTGGTCGTACTACGCTTACGTATTTCAACTATGCCTAT TCACCCTGTCAAACACGTTGGAAAAGG TGGCCTATTTACTGGTATTCCATGTGTGCTTTGGGATGTTTTCCTGGACCTACTGGAAGTCCATCTTTACTCCTGCTGCATCACCATGCAAGAAG tttcaGCTGTCATACTCAGACAAGCAAAGGTACGAGATGGAGGAGAGGCCAAATGCACAGAAACAAATTCTTGTTGAGATTGCCAAGAAACTGCCCATACACACTCGTGCTCAGTCTGGAG CTATCAGGTTCTGCGACCGCTGCCAGGTGCTGAAGCCTGACCGCTGTCACCACTGCTCGGTCTGCGAAAC gtGTGTTTTGAAAATGGACCACCACTGTCCCTG GGTGAACAACTGTGTTGGATTTTCCAACTACAAATTTTTCCTGCTTTTCCTGTTCTATTCAATGCTGTACTGCATATACATAGCAGCCACAGTCTTtcagtattttattaaattctGGGTG GGGGACTTGCCAAATGGGCCAGCAAAGTTCCACGTCCTTTTCCTCATGTTTGTGGCACTCATGTTTTTTGTTAGTCTCATGTTCCTCTTCGGTTACCACTGTTGGTTGGTTGTGAAAAACAGATCAACTTTAG AGGCCTTTTCAGCTCCATTCTTTGTCAACGGACCAGATAGACAGGGTTTCAATATTGGCATACGCAAAAATCTGCAGCAAGTATTTGGAAAAGACAGGAGACTGTGGTTCATCCCCGTTTTCACAAG CCAAGGGAATGGACACTACTTCCCCTTGAATCGGAGTGAGTGTCAGAACCCCTTACTGGCAAACgaggagatgtgggaggaatcagATGATGCCTCTGAAGAAGGAAGCTGGG TTGAGGATCAAGACCCTTCTGTTTCTGTAGAGATGGAGGACTAG
- the zdhhc15b gene encoding palmitoyltransferase ZDHHC15B isoform X3, which translates to MALSRGLRCCQRVFSWLPVLIIASVVLWSYYAYVFQLCLFTLSNTLEKVAYLLVFHVCFGMFSWTYWKSIFTPAASPCKKFQLSYSDKQRYEMEERPNAQKQILVEIAKKLPIHTRAQSGAIRFCDRCQVLKPDRCHHCSVCETCVLKMDHHCPWVNNCVGFSNYKFFLLFLFYSMLYCIYIAATVFQYFIKFWVVSVITSCNEQYILHHHLFCFNMLSQGDLPNGPAKFHVLFLMFVALMFFVSLMFLFGYHCWLVVKNRSTLEAFSAPFFVNGPDRQGFNIGIRKNLQQVFGKDRRLWFIPVFTSQGNGHYFPLNRSECQNPLLANEEMWEESDDASEEGSWVEDQDPSVSVEMED; encoded by the exons ATGGCGCTCTCGAGAGGTTTGCGATGCTGTCAAAGGGTTTTCTCGTGGTTACCCGTGCTTATTATTGCCTCCGTGGTGCTGTGGTCGTACTACGCTTACGTATTTCAACTATGCCTAT TCACCCTGTCAAACACGTTGGAAAAGG TGGCCTATTTACTGGTATTCCATGTGTGCTTTGGGATGTTTTCCTGGACCTACTGGAAGTCCATCTTTACTCCTGCTGCATCACCATGCAAGAAG tttcaGCTGTCATACTCAGACAAGCAAAGGTACGAGATGGAGGAGAGGCCAAATGCACAGAAACAAATTCTTGTTGAGATTGCCAAGAAACTGCCCATACACACTCGTGCTCAGTCTGGAG CTATCAGGTTCTGCGACCGCTGCCAGGTGCTGAAGCCTGACCGCTGTCACCACTGCTCGGTCTGCGAAAC gtGTGTTTTGAAAATGGACCACCACTGTCCCTG GGTGAACAACTGTGTTGGATTTTCCAACTACAAATTTTTCCTGCTTTTCCTGTTCTATTCAATGCTGTACTGCATATACATAGCAGCCACAGTCTTtcagtattttattaaattctGGGTGGTAAGTGTCATCACAAGTTGTAACGAGCAGTACATTTTACACCACCATTTATTCTGCTTTAATATGCTTTCCCAGGGGGACTTGCCAAATGGGCCAGCAAAGTTCCACGTCCTTTTCCTCATGTTTGTGGCACTCATGTTTTTTGTTAGTCTCATGTTCCTCTTCGGTTACCACTGTTGGTTGGTTGTGAAAAACAGATCAACTTTAG AGGCCTTTTCAGCTCCATTCTTTGTCAACGGACCAGATAGACAGGGTTTCAATATTGGCATACGCAAAAATCTGCAGCAAGTATTTGGAAAAGACAGGAGACTGTGGTTCATCCCCGTTTTCACAAG CCAAGGGAATGGACACTACTTCCCCTTGAATCGGAGTGAGTGTCAGAACCCCTTACTGGCAAACgaggagatgtgggaggaatcagATGATGCCTCTGAAGAAGGAAGCTGGG TTGAGGATCAAGACCCTTCTGTTTCTGTAGAGATGGAGGACTAG